In Methanoregula sp., a single window of DNA contains:
- the hisF gene encoding imidazole glycerol phosphate synthase subunit HisF encodes MVLTRRIIPCLDLKDGRVVKGTNFLGLRDAGDPVELAERYNEQGADEVVFLDITASKEKRGIIIELIKRAADQLFLPLTVGGGIRSLEDIQQILRAGADKVSMNTSAVHDPTLITRGAESFGTQCIVVAMDVRRNFTPNEKAIPVFLENGTKCWYEVVIYGGSKPTGIDAVAWAKEAEERGAGEILLTSMETDGTKNGFDLAVTAAISDAAGIPVIASGGVGTLSHFYDGFTRGKADACLAASVFHFGEFTVKEVKEYLRARDIPVRL; translated from the coding sequence ATGGTGCTCACACGACGGATCATCCCCTGCCTCGATCTCAAGGATGGCAGGGTGGTCAAGGGGACGAATTTTCTCGGCCTGCGGGATGCCGGTGACCCGGTGGAGCTGGCTGAGCGCTACAATGAGCAGGGCGCCGATGAAGTGGTGTTCCTGGATATCACCGCATCGAAGGAAAAACGGGGCATCATTATCGAGCTGATCAAACGGGCAGCAGACCAGCTCTTCCTTCCCCTCACTGTTGGCGGGGGTATCCGTTCTTTAGAGGATATCCAGCAGATTCTCCGGGCCGGCGCCGATAAAGTGAGCATGAACACGAGTGCCGTACATGATCCCACCCTGATCACCCGTGGCGCAGAATCCTTCGGCACCCAGTGTATCGTGGTTGCCATGGACGTGCGCCGTAATTTCACACCAAACGAAAAAGCAATCCCCGTGTTCCTCGAAAACGGGACAAAGTGCTGGTACGAAGTGGTCATCTACGGGGGCAGCAAACCCACCGGTATCGATGCCGTTGCATGGGCAAAGGAAGCCGAGGAGCGGGGTGCGGGAGAGATCCTGCTCACCAGTATGGAGACCGATGGCACCAAGAACGGGTTTGATCTTGCAGTAACCGCCGCAATTTCCGATGCTGCCGGCATCCCGGTGATTGCCAGCGGGGGGGTCGGGACCTTATCGCATTTCTATGACGGCTTTACCCGGGGAAAGGCCGATGCCTGCCTTGCGGCAAGCGTCTTTCACTTCGGGGAGTTCACCGTAAAAGAGGTAAAAGAGTATCTCAGAGCACGGGATATCCCGGTACGGCTCTGA
- a CDS encoding adenosylhomocysteinase has product MSSGKLKMEWAAQYMPVLAAIKKQFVKEKPFAGMTIGMALHVEAKTANLVSTLAAGGAEVHITGCNPLSTQDDVAEALNHVKNVHCYAKRACSVEEYYAAIDLVLDAKPVITIDDGMDLIHYIHTKRRDLIKKVIGGCEETTTGIHRLRAMAAEGKLEFPVIAVNDTPMKRFFDNVHGTGESALTSIMITTNTLIAGKYVVVAGYGYCGRGLAKKAHGLGAKVIVTEIDSRRALEAHMDGYMVMTMDEAAALGDIFITTTGNVAVINQRHFRKLKDGAILSNAGHFNVEIDIEWLHKNADKVIQREGIETFMLKGKAVHVLAEGRLVNLATPKGMGHPIEVMDLSFALQALCTQHIARNGKKLKGGVYEVPAEIDEQVANLKLSSLGLSIDAQSKEQKKYQCSWDIGT; this is encoded by the coding sequence ATGAGTTCAGGAAAACTGAAAATGGAATGGGCTGCGCAGTACATGCCGGTGCTCGCTGCCATAAAAAAACAGTTTGTCAAGGAAAAACCGTTTGCCGGTATGACCATTGGTATGGCACTGCATGTCGAAGCCAAGACTGCCAACCTCGTTTCAACCCTTGCAGCCGGCGGGGCCGAGGTACATATCACGGGATGCAACCCGCTCTCTACGCAGGACGATGTTGCAGAAGCCCTCAACCATGTAAAAAATGTCCACTGCTATGCAAAACGCGCCTGCTCGGTGGAGGAATACTATGCTGCGATCGATCTCGTGCTGGATGCAAAGCCCGTTATCACCATCGATGACGGGATGGACCTGATCCATTACATCCACACCAAGCGCCGCGACCTCATCAAGAAAGTCATTGGTGGCTGTGAGGAAACAACAACAGGTATCCACCGCCTCCGCGCAATGGCAGCAGAGGGCAAACTCGAGTTCCCGGTCATTGCCGTGAACGATACACCGATGAAGCGGTTCTTTGACAATGTTCACGGGACCGGAGAGAGTGCACTCACGTCTATTATGATTACGACCAACACCCTGATTGCCGGAAAGTACGTGGTCGTTGCCGGTTACGGGTACTGCGGACGGGGTCTTGCAAAGAAGGCCCACGGACTTGGTGCCAAGGTCATTGTCACCGAGATCGATTCCCGCCGGGCGCTCGAGGCGCACATGGACGGGTACATGGTCATGACCATGGACGAGGCAGCAGCGCTCGGGGACATCTTCATCACCACCACCGGCAATGTGGCCGTGATCAACCAGCGGCACTTCAGGAAACTCAAAGACGGTGCCATCCTCTCCAACGCCGGCCACTTCAATGTCGAGATCGATATCGAATGGCTCCACAAGAACGCCGACAAGGTCATCCAGCGGGAAGGTATCGAGACATTCATGCTCAAGGGAAAGGCAGTCCATGTGCTCGCCGAGGGCAGGCTTGTCAATCTTGCAACACCCAAGGGGATGGGTCACCCGATCGAGGTCATGGACTTAAGTTTCGCCCTTCAGGCACTCTGCACCCAGCACATTGCCAGGAATGGCAAAAAACTCAAGGGTGGGGTTTACGAAGTCCCGGCGGAGATCGATGAGCAGGTCGCAAACCTCAAACTCTCCTCGCTCGGGCTTTCTATCGATGCCCAGTCCAAAGAGCAGAAAAAATACCAGTGCAGCTGGGATATCGGGACCTGA